In the Bradyrhizobium guangzhouense genome, one interval contains:
- a CDS encoding GrlR family regulatory protein has translation MRQGLYKVDFHTVHGTGCGVLYVTEGKMRGGNSAFAFIGTYTGQGDSIKVKISTERYNDDPAFKALFGIDRITLTLGGREDGDTAEFEGTALQLPGVAFRAVLSRISD, from the coding sequence GTGCGTCAGGGACTCTACAAGGTCGACTTCCACACCGTTCACGGGACCGGTTGTGGCGTCCTCTACGTGACTGAAGGCAAGATGCGCGGCGGCAATTCGGCTTTCGCCTTCATCGGCACCTATACGGGCCAAGGCGACAGCATCAAGGTCAAGATCTCGACCGAGCGCTACAACGACGACCCGGCCTTCAAGGCACTGTTCGGCATCGACCGGATCACGCTGACACTCGGCGGCCGCGAGGATGGCGACACGGCGGAGTTTGAAGGCACCGCACTACAATTGCCGGGCGTTGCCTTCAGGGCCGTGTTGAGTCGGATCAGCGACTAG
- a CDS encoding alpha/beta hydrolase has translation MRADRTKASGARGRALRIALISGLVPLSLTLVQCGQSPSPTTLAASSQANVQVVAKSNPQTANQQVASGDTFDDRFPAPQFKERFPSPSESFLQRQMSDFSPKRVVQQRPEPAPYKVASLAPQVPYQRPPRQDLTTLVSMKSSAFPYFGNNPASDAPFLNISKGDRRGHRSFSGRVFWQDETYNDSRVLVHVPEHFDVRKPGVIVVFFHGNGATLERDVRDRQLVPQQITDSGANAVLLAPQMAVDAADSSAGKFWQPGGLKRFMEESASHLAQLTGDPNSARAFANMPIVIVGYSGGFLPTAWSLEVGGISDRVRGVVLLDAVYGEMDKFASWIESHRSGFFVSSYTHYTARRDRELMSMLRQKGIGVSEDMDGPLRPGSVVFVETGEGITHRDYVNRAWTQYPLKDVLVKMSATPALALTRVAATSSSASSR, from the coding sequence ATGCGCGCTGACCGGACCAAGGCGTCCGGGGCGCGCGGTCGTGCGCTTCGGATCGCCCTGATCTCAGGCTTGGTGCCACTGTCGCTCACGCTGGTTCAATGCGGCCAGTCGCCCAGTCCCACAACACTCGCCGCGAGCTCGCAGGCCAACGTCCAGGTGGTTGCGAAGAGCAACCCGCAGACCGCCAATCAACAGGTCGCAAGCGGCGACACCTTCGATGATCGCTTCCCTGCCCCGCAGTTCAAGGAGCGCTTTCCCTCGCCGAGCGAGAGTTTCCTGCAGCGGCAGATGTCGGACTTCTCGCCCAAGCGCGTCGTGCAGCAACGGCCGGAGCCGGCGCCCTACAAGGTCGCCTCGCTCGCGCCGCAAGTCCCCTATCAGCGTCCGCCGCGCCAGGACCTGACGACCCTCGTCAGCATGAAGTCCTCGGCCTTCCCCTATTTCGGCAACAACCCTGCCTCCGACGCACCGTTCCTCAACATCTCCAAGGGCGACCGCCGCGGCCACCGCAGCTTTTCGGGGCGCGTGTTCTGGCAGGACGAGACCTATAACGACAGCCGCGTGCTGGTGCACGTCCCCGAACATTTCGACGTGCGCAAGCCCGGCGTGATCGTGGTGTTCTTTCACGGCAACGGCGCGACGCTCGAACGCGACGTGCGCGACCGGCAGCTTGTGCCGCAGCAGATCACCGATTCCGGTGCCAATGCCGTGCTGCTGGCGCCGCAGATGGCCGTTGACGCCGCGGATTCCAGCGCCGGAAAATTCTGGCAGCCCGGCGGCCTCAAACGCTTCATGGAGGAATCGGCAAGCCACCTTGCGCAGCTGACCGGCGACCCCAACAGCGCGCGCGCCTTTGCCAACATGCCGATCGTGATCGTCGGCTATAGCGGCGGCTTCCTCCCGACCGCCTGGAGCCTCGAGGTCGGTGGCATCAGCGATCGCGTCCGCGGCGTGGTATTGCTCGATGCTGTTTACGGCGAGATGGACAAGTTCGCGTCCTGGATCGAGAGCCACCGCTCCGGCTTCTTCGTCAGCTCCTACACACACTACACGGCTCGGCGTGACCGCGAGTTGATGAGCATGCTCCGGCAAAAGGGTATCGGCGTCTCCGAGGACATGGACGGCCCCTTGCGTCCCGGCAGCGTGGTCTTTGTCGAAACCGGCGAAGGCATCACCCATCGCGACTACGTCAACCGCGCGTGGACGCAGTACCCACTCAAGGATGTTCTGGTGAAGATGTCGGCAACGCCGGCGCTGGCGCTGACGCGGGTCGCAGCCACCAGCTCTTCGGCATCGAGCCGTTGA